The following is a genomic window from Anaerotignum faecicola.
AGTATTAGCCTCCAGAAAAATGCATTTGAAAGTAATACAGGAAACTGGCATGTATGCAGCCGATGAGATGCTATATCCAGATAGCCTTATGTATTTCGATGATTTACTCTCTTATCTTGCTGTAGGTGCGAGATCAGTTGAAGATCAAATGCACCGGGAAATGGCCAGCGGCTTTAATATTCCGGTAGGTTTAAAAAATCCTACAAGCGGAGACCTCTCTGTGCTTCTG
Proteins encoded in this region:
- a CDS encoding 3-deoxy-7-phosphoheptulonate synthase is translated as VRLSRVREDVKDTIFIIPRVYTSKPRTNGIGYKGLLHNPDTNDAHEDLISGVLASRKMHLKVIQETGMYAADEMLYPDSLMYFDDLLSYLAVGARSVEDQMHREMASGFNIPVGLKNPTSGDLSVLL